In one Brevibacillus composti genomic region, the following are encoded:
- a CDS encoding threonine aldolase family protein: MIRFENDYTEGAHKRILERLWETNEEQTAGYGMDEHCEKARAYIRKACDVENADVHFLVGGTQTNTTIIASILRPHQGAIAAMTGHIAVHETGAIEATGHKVLTLPSDDGKIKAEQVKERFDAHWNDGTHEHMVQPGLVYISHPTENGTIYSKSELEELSKVCRECGLPLILDGARLGYGLAAKDSDLSLADIARLCDVFYIGGTKVGALFGEAVVIINDDLKKDFRYLIKQKGGLLAKGRLLGIQFETLFEDGLYYEISHHAVEMAMMIREAFAEKGFSFRYDSPTNQQFPILPDEVLKELGKKYSFSFWEKVDDAHTAVRFCTSWSTKKEHVDMLTADIKALQGDWWPE, from the coding sequence ATGATTCGATTTGAAAATGATTATACAGAAGGTGCTCACAAGAGAATTCTGGAACGGTTATGGGAAACCAATGAAGAGCAGACAGCCGGATATGGTATGGATGAACACTGTGAAAAAGCCAGGGCGTATATTCGAAAAGCGTGTGATGTGGAGAATGCAGATGTACACTTTTTAGTTGGAGGAACACAAACGAATACGACGATCATCGCCTCCATATTGCGCCCGCATCAGGGAGCAATTGCGGCCATGACAGGTCATATCGCCGTACATGAAACGGGAGCGATTGAAGCTACGGGTCATAAAGTGCTTACTTTGCCGAGTGATGATGGAAAAATTAAAGCAGAACAGGTAAAAGAACGATTTGATGCTCATTGGAATGATGGTACTCATGAGCATATGGTGCAGCCAGGCTTAGTTTACATCTCCCACCCTACCGAGAATGGAACGATCTACAGTAAATCCGAACTGGAAGAATTGAGCAAGGTTTGCCGGGAATGTGGTTTGCCGCTGATTTTGGATGGAGCCAGATTAGGATATGGCCTGGCTGCAAAAGACAGCGATCTATCCTTGGCGGATATTGCAAGACTTTGTGATGTGTTCTATATCGGGGGAACGAAAGTTGGAGCATTGTTTGGGGAAGCAGTCGTCATCATAAATGATGACCTTAAAAAAGATTTTCGGTATTTGATCAAGCAAAAGGGAGGGTTACTTGCTAAGGGGAGATTATTGGGGATCCAATTTGAAACCTTGTTTGAAGATGGTTTGTACTATGAAATTTCGCATCATGCCGTAGAAATGGCGATGATGATTCGAGAGGCATTCGCTGAAAAAGGTTTTTCTTTCCGGTATGATTCTCCAACCAATCAGCAGTTTCCCATTTTACCGGATGAGGTATTGAAGGAATTGGGCAAAAAGTATTCATTTTCGTTTTGGGAAAAAGTCGATGATGCACACACTGCTGTGAGATTTTGTACAAGTTGGTCCACGAAAAAAGAACATGTCGACATGCTGACCGCGGATATTAAGGCATTGCAAGGGGACTGGTGGCCTGAATGA
- a CDS encoding MarR family winged helix-turn-helix transcriptional regulator, producing MNLNKTIIADIRKFNQFYTNILGVLDKHVLETGYSLTEARVLLEIGFMEQCIANHLVDKLKIDRSYMSRIIAKLSKDGLLSKENSTSDSRTSLIRLTPKGTALFHQLNEKSDEQIVRLFQGLSEKEMKEIHAAMLFIQKKLDRAERI from the coding sequence ATGAATCTGAATAAAACTATCATTGCGGATATACGGAAATTCAACCAGTTTTACACGAATATACTCGGAGTCTTGGATAAGCATGTATTGGAAACCGGATATTCTTTAACGGAAGCACGGGTACTTTTAGAGATTGGTTTCATGGAGCAGTGTATTGCAAACCATTTGGTCGACAAACTTAAAATTGATCGGAGCTACATGAGTAGAATCATTGCCAAGCTTAGTAAAGACGGACTGCTTTCTAAGGAGAATTCGACCTCAGATAGCAGAACGAGTCTGATTCGATTGACACCCAAAGGGACCGCTCTGTTTCATCAGCTCAATGAAAAATCTGATGAACAAATTGTGAGATTATTCCAAGGTCTATCAGAAAAAGAAATGAAAGAAATACATGCGGCTATGCTGTTCATACAGAAGAAATTGGATCGGGCGGAGAGGATATAG
- a CDS encoding winged helix-turn-helix transcriptional regulator — MKDVKTEKCPDTQACPVAITVDVIGGKWKAKILYNLISGPKRFNELGRLMPATTKRMLTLQLRELEQDGIVHREIYREIPPKVEYSLTSFGETLKPILYLMRDWGEMYEKEVLLKRKNSENV, encoded by the coding sequence ATGAAGGATGTTAAAACAGAAAAGTGTCCTGATACCCAGGCTTGTCCTGTTGCAATTACAGTAGATGTGATCGGCGGCAAATGGAAAGCCAAAATATTATATAACTTAATTTCCGGACCGAAACGTTTTAACGAGTTAGGAAGACTTATGCCCGCTACAACAAAACGCATGTTAACGCTGCAACTTCGGGAACTGGAGCAAGATGGTATCGTACATCGTGAAATATATCGTGAGATTCCTCCAAAAGTTGAATATTCTCTTACTTCTTTTGGCGAAACATTAAAACCGATTCTCTACCTCATGCGGGATTGGGGAGAGATGTACGAAAAAGAGGTCTTACTGAAACGAAAGAACTCAGAAAATGTGTAG
- a CDS encoding zinc-dependent alcohol dehydrogenase family protein, giving the protein MKAQIIQSFGAPSVFQYQEISKPERKPGHVLIQVKATSVNPIDTKVRAGIVPAVAPEFPAVLHGDVAGVVAAVGEGVTEFKIGDEVFGCAGGFRGTDGGALAEFMLADADLLAHKPKNLTMEEAASLPLVSITAWEALFNRARLLPGQEILIHGATGGVGHVAIQLAKWGGATVYTTASSQEKLEIGARLGADVTINYREESVHDYVQKYTNGKGFAVVFDTVGGENLDRSFEAAAVHGTVIAIAARSTHDLSPVHSKGLSLHVTFMLLKILNKDMRKQYGEILKKVAGVVEEGKLRPLLDSNIFTFDEVSKAHEYMESGKAIGKIVLKNSW; this is encoded by the coding sequence ATGAAAGCGCAAATTATTCAATCTTTTGGTGCACCATCTGTATTTCAATATCAGGAAATTTCAAAACCTGAACGGAAACCTGGGCATGTACTTATTCAAGTAAAGGCTACAAGTGTTAATCCGATTGATACGAAAGTTCGCGCTGGTATAGTGCCTGCCGTTGCCCCCGAGTTTCCAGCAGTATTGCATGGAGATGTGGCAGGTGTGGTAGCTGCAGTGGGGGAAGGAGTAACTGAGTTTAAAATCGGAGATGAAGTGTTTGGATGCGCGGGTGGATTTAGGGGGACTGACGGCGGTGCACTTGCAGAGTTTATGTTGGCAGATGCCGATCTGCTTGCTCATAAACCAAAAAATTTGACGATGGAAGAAGCTGCTTCTTTGCCGCTTGTTTCCATTACCGCTTGGGAAGCATTATTTAACCGCGCAAGGCTTTTACCTGGACAAGAAATTTTGATCCATGGCGCCACCGGAGGCGTAGGACACGTCGCCATCCAACTGGCCAAATGGGGAGGTGCAACAGTCTATACGACTGCCTCTTCGCAAGAGAAGCTGGAGATTGGCGCGCGCCTTGGTGCTGATGTAACGATTAATTATCGAGAAGAAAGCGTTCACGACTATGTACAAAAATATACAAACGGAAAAGGATTTGCCGTCGTGTTTGACACGGTCGGGGGTGAAAATCTTGATCGCTCTTTTGAGGCGGCAGCGGTACATGGAACGGTAATCGCCATCGCTGCTCGTTCGACCCATGACCTCTCTCCGGTGCATTCGAAGGGACTATCTCTTCATGTTACCTTTATGTTGTTGAAGATACTAAATAAGGACATGCGTAAACAATATGGAGAAATTTTGAAGAAGGTAGCCGGGGTGGTTGAGGAAGGGAAACTGCGTCCGCTATTGGATTCAAACATTTTTACATTTGATGAAGTGTCAAAAGCCCATGAGTACATGGAGTCTGGCAAGGCGATCGGAAAAATTGTTTTGAAAAATAGCTGGTAA
- a CDS encoding dienelactone hydrolase family protein, with translation MIDTHPTTDTLILVVHEIYGQNSHMMHVCQQLTAAGYAVLCPNLLERESPYEYAEEAEAYRSFMENVGFLRAAEKIKSVLREQKGRYARVFLVGYSAGATVSWLLSEEEGLAGIVGFYGSRIRNYPDQSPRCPALLFFPEEERSFDVDELIAQLSGREMVKVCQLAGRHGFSDPYSPAYQESSARQAHEKMLRFIL, from the coding sequence ATGATCGACACCCATCCAACAACAGACACGCTCATCCTCGTGGTTCATGAAATTTACGGCCAAAACTCCCACATGATGCATGTTTGCCAGCAATTGACAGCGGCAGGTTATGCGGTCCTGTGCCCCAATCTATTGGAGCGGGAGTCTCCGTATGAATACGCGGAAGAAGCAGAGGCCTACCGCAGCTTTATGGAAAACGTGGGGTTTTTGCGGGCCGCAGAAAAAATAAAGAGCGTGCTGCGAGAGCAAAAAGGACGTTACGCTCGTGTGTTTCTCGTCGGATACAGCGCCGGCGCGACGGTAAGCTGGCTCTTGAGCGAAGAAGAGGGACTCGCCGGCATCGTGGGATTTTACGGTTCGCGGATTCGGAACTATCCGGACCAATCGCCGCGGTGTCCGGCCCTGCTTTTCTTTCCGGAAGAGGAGCGGTCCTTTGATGTGGACGAGTTGATCGCGCAATTGTCCGGGAGAGAGATGGTGAAGGTCTGCCAGTTGGCCGGCCGGCACGGATTCAGCGACCCGTATTCTCCTGCATACCAAGAGTCTTCGGCAAGGCAAGCGCACGAAAAGATGCTTCGTTTTATTTTATAA
- the pdxR gene encoding MocR-like pyridoxine biosynthesis transcription factor PdxR has protein sequence MKNTIFTFHDRSPKYKQIYEKLKSFIEQGDIKADEPLPSIRQLADSLQVSRNTTLMAYEQLVAEGYIRGEGRKGYFANEIEPLLFQEARSSFTHKQTETVPPVRIDFRADVVDQSHFPVKTWRRISNQVLSEKDSFRYGEPFGERCLREQIAAYLLQSRGVRTDPDAIIIGSSTQQMLVYLGLVLKRDFSGIIVEDPGYDGAREAFRLNGFALETLPVYETGADFSHLERRKSRLIYVAPSHHSPYGVSMSIQQRHALIHWANKMQGYIIEDDYDSEFRYTQQPFPALASIDSTRVIYLGNFSKCFLPGIRLSYMVLPQPLLTSYKTQFTPFESTTSLLSQFAMAKFMEEGEWNRHIKRMRLVYKRKMQDLVFALRNHFGEHISIIGEQSGLYVLVKVHLERSEDWLIQQASIQGVKVYPTSPFFIKNKTDRPMVRLGFNNLSCEEIRLGVKLLKKAWL, from the coding sequence AAATCTACGAGAAATTGAAATCATTTATTGAGCAGGGCGACATCAAAGCGGATGAGCCATTGCCCTCCATCCGTCAACTTGCCGATTCCTTACAGGTAAGCCGCAATACAACATTAATGGCATATGAACAGCTTGTTGCTGAAGGGTATATTCGGGGAGAGGGCCGAAAAGGGTATTTTGCAAATGAAATTGAGCCCCTTTTGTTTCAAGAGGCTCGCAGCTCTTTTACGCATAAGCAAACAGAGACGGTGCCGCCTGTGCGCATTGATTTCCGCGCAGACGTCGTCGATCAATCGCACTTCCCTGTAAAGACGTGGAGGAGGATCTCGAACCAAGTATTGTCGGAAAAGGACAGCTTTCGATACGGGGAGCCTTTTGGCGAAAGGTGCCTGCGCGAACAAATCGCGGCATATCTGCTCCAGTCTCGCGGGGTGAGAACAGATCCAGATGCGATCATCATCGGAAGCAGCACCCAGCAAATGCTGGTGTATCTCGGTCTTGTCCTGAAACGTGATTTTTCTGGCATTATCGTGGAGGACCCCGGTTATGACGGCGCTCGGGAAGCTTTTCGATTAAACGGCTTTGCGCTTGAAACCCTGCCCGTGTATGAGACAGGTGCCGATTTTTCACATTTGGAGCGCAGAAAATCGCGGCTGATCTATGTGGCGCCGTCCCATCACAGTCCATACGGGGTAAGCATGTCCATACAACAAAGGCATGCCCTGATCCATTGGGCAAACAAGATGCAGGGATATATTATCGAAGACGATTATGACAGTGAATTTCGCTATACCCAGCAACCATTTCCCGCTCTCGCTTCCATCGATTCTACGAGAGTGATCTATCTGGGAAATTTCTCAAAATGCTTTCTGCCGGGAATTCGCCTCAGTTATATGGTGCTGCCGCAGCCACTTTTAACCAGCTACAAAACTCAATTCACACCTTTCGAGAGCACCACTTCACTGCTTAGCCAATTCGCCATGGCGAAGTTTATGGAAGAAGGCGAATGGAATCGCCATATCAAACGCATGCGTCTCGTCTATAAACGAAAGATGCAGGACTTGGTTTTTGCATTAAGGAATCATTTCGGGGAACATATATCCATTATTGGCGAGCAGTCCGGTTTGTACGTGTTAGTCAAGGTACACTTGGAGCGTTCAGAAGATTGGCTCATTCAACAAGCGTCCATTCAGGGGGTGAAGGTCTATCCTACCTCGCCTTTCTTCATTAAAAACAAAACCGATAGACCGATGGTGAGACTTGGTTTTAATAATTTGTCATGTGAGGAAATCCGGCTTGGCGTGAAGCTCTTAAAAAAGGCTTGGTTATAA